Part of the Zea mays cultivar B73 chromosome 4, Zm-B73-REFERENCE-NAM-5.0, whole genome shotgun sequence genome is shown below.
GTCCTGGGGGTCCGGCCTGTACCCGCGGAGGTCCTGGACCCTGCCCGGAGGTCCGGTCCTGATATGCAGGGGTCCGACAGTTTCCAATGGTGGGTCCGGACCCACCATAGATTCCTTGGAGGATATTGCCTTCCCTGGCCACGTGGTggccccggagccgtccacgtggtggggtcgggtactGTTTAccgcgcgactagagatagccgcgcgggcaccgtgccttcttactgtagtaaggggtacccataTTTCATGGTGCCGACAAGGCCATATAGAGTACTTCATTTGTACGAGAAACGTCGTTACACGGTTGTATACGACAAGGATAACTGTGCATGGAGGGTTTGTGCTAGGATACAAAAGATCACCGCAAAGTGGAAGATAACAAAAGTAGTGGGGCCACACACATGTGCTGAACATGAGTTAACGATGAAACATCGCCAATTGACATCTACCCTCATTGGGAAGCGACTTATGGGTATACTGCAGTCGGAACCAAATATGAAGGTTAGGACAATCATGAGGATCATGGAGAATGTGTTTGATGGGTACAAGATAACATATGGTAAAGCTTGGAGGGCTAAGCAGTGTGCGTGGAAGATGATATATGAGGACTAGGAGTCTGGGTACgagcagctaattgttcttttaaATGCAATGAAGGCAGTCAATCCAGGCATGCATTATGAGTACATCCCTAAACCAAATGCATGGATTGATGGGAGACATATATTCTTCCGTGCATTTTGGTGCTTTCCCTAGTGTGTGGATGCCTTCCGTCATTGTCGTCCTGTCTTTTCAATTGACGACATGTTTCTTCTCGGCAAGTACCAGGGCACTCTTCTAATTGCCACATATGTTGATGTAAACAACAAGCTAGTTCCCCTAGCATTTGCTCTGGTTGAGAAAGAGAACAAAGACAGTTGGGGGTGGTTCCTGCGACTGGTTCGGATACATGTGGTTGGCCCAGGACGGGAAGTTGGTGTAATATCAGATCGGCACCAGGGAATACTCAATGCGGTCCATGAGCAGATCGATGGGTACCCTCCTTTGCATCACAGGTGGTGTACTTGACACCTTGCTGAGAATCTTCTGCGTAAGGATGGTGTCAAGGGTAACTTTGAGCTTTTCCAGGAGACATGTCGCcagctggaagacaagttctttagAGAAAAGTTAGAAAAGCTCAAATTCGCAACAAATGCCGAAGGCAAAGATTGGTTGACTGGAAATGGCCATCCATGTGTTTTCCAGCCTAGACCATGGCCATGGATCATTGTTGGAAATGGCTGTCTTCGACCGACGTATGCTTATATTTGGGACCAAGTGGCAGCTCCTTTTGCCAGAGCTAAGATGGCATATATGGAGTATGTTAACGAGTTTGACACGCTTTCGGCCTCTAGCGTAAGTACTCAACATGTATATCTTatcattatgaaatttgttttatTATACTTAACATAGATTGCTTCATTTTTTATTTCAGGTCACATGGCAGCCATACAACGCACCTGAGTTGGATGGGATGATCTTTAGTGAAGTATGCAGCAGTGAAGATGAACTCTATAGGATGCAATGTCCTATGATCTGTTTCTGGTGTGTTGAGTGGCACCTACCTCACAGGGTTCAGAGGCAGTTTGGTAGGAACCAGATATGGCCGGTTGAAGGTATTCCAACTTCTAAGGAGCTACACAAGTAAGTTTGCAATCTGTAAATTCAATTATTCCAGTTTACTTTGCAATCTATAACATCAATCATTCACAACTGTGTTCTTTATATGATATGGTTTGTGTGTAGATTTGACCGGCGGAAGCAAAAGAAGATAACAGACTTTCGTCAACATCATTTGACATTTATTAATGAATGGGATTTGGGTGGTGAGAATGTATATTCCAACGATTAGTCGCACAACAACAGTGATACAGGCGGTACCAAGCTTGGTACCAGGGTGCGACTCGTTGTAAGCTTCGCTAGCAGTGGACAGCGGATGACTACACCGACATTGATTCTTCCGACGATGAAGAAACGGAGTATGACATGTCCACTAGACTGGGAACCCAAGTGGAGGCAACACCCATCTTGGATCGAGTGGTAAGTTTTACTCGATTTTAATACTCGACATGTATATATTGTATGTTTGATGCAAATTGTGTTGTACAGGGTAACACATTGAGACGCTCGGTAGAGGACATTGATCGCCAACTTTTGACTGCGGGCGACAGCAGCATGCGTAGCTTCTTGGAGGTAAACCTACCTGCATCGTTTATAGCCTTTAGCTTGTTATGAATATGTTGTAAACTAATATGTCTTTGGCATGCAGCATTTATCTAGGCGCCTACATGGAGCTGCTGCTCGCTGTGGCTGCAGGACTAATGTTGCACATGACGTCCATGTACCATCGTATACCCACACAACAACGCCCTCCACAGGACTGGGTGCTGACTTGGACTACGATCACAACGAGATAGGACTTTCACAGCTTCAGGGGGCTCCTTCGACACAACCATTACAACCAGAAGATCGTAGGCGACACCGCTCTCCACAAcgttacactccaggcaccgacgctttaggcaagggtaagactaggagacATTGACTTGGTTTGGACTCTATGGACTTGTTATGCAGCGTATGAATTCTATGGACTTGTAATGGACTTGTTTGGCCTCTACGGGCTTGTATGGCCTTTTTATGGACTTGTATGAATTCTATGGACTATTATGCACTTGTTTGGACTTTTATGAGCTTGCTTGGAATTTTTTTAAAATTGTATGCACTTGTATGTTATGCTTATCTATGTGTATATGTTGGATTGACAAAAAAACAGGGAAAACTCTGCCAAAATTTTGTGAAATCTGTGAATATGTCATGTAGCCTTTTTAGAACTATTACATAGCCTTTTCAGACTAGCATCTAGCCTTTTCAGATCCATTTCGTAGCCTTTTCAGGTGCAATACTATCCTACAATGTCACTGTTACATATAGCCTTTCAGAGTGTATAAATAGCCTTTTCAGAATCAACAATATCCTACATTATGAGTAGGACATGTAGCCTTTTCAGAACCAGAACATAGCCTTTCCAGAGTTTTTGTATATATCTGTTATCAGAATCCATTACACTACCTATCATTTCGCCTATATATACATGATCCTTTGTACATTTGCTTCATTGTGCAATACAAATGGCTTCAGGGTCTTCTAGGggcaagggtgcgggaaatgagaGACGGAAGGATGGAGGGAAGTTACCTCCAATGTGTTTCGATGGCCCTCTTGGTCCAGATTTTTTTGAAGAGGCGGTTTTTAACTTTCCAGTTCAAAGTAAAAAAAGATTTCAACAAAGTGGTTAGACTTAGGTCCTAAGATAATAGGAGAGAAGATTGGCCGAAGTGCATGCATGGTGAGGATTGCTTCGTGCAGATGTTCGTTGACGGTGGAATTGATGGAGGCCGGCGTTTCTTTAGATGTCCTTATGCATATGTAAAAATTAATTTCTAATCCTTTGTTCTAAATACTTTTTTGTTCAGTGAAACTAACTATAAACATTTATGCAGCATTCATTGGTCAAGAAGAATTGTGGGTTCACTCGTTGGGTAGATCCTCGTCCGATTTTTCCGCATGCGGAATACATATCCTACCTACAGAATAAGATATTTGATCAAGAGAGGGAAGTAAGCAACAGAAATGACGAGGAAGAAAGAGACAACAACAATGGTGGTGCTTCACAGGTGCAAGTATGCTCAGATCCATATTGTTGCTGCCCTTGACACAGCAAGAATGTTGGTCCTCCAACGTCTCCACCGCACCCACAGCAGACAACAACAATGGGAGGATACTATGGAGATCCACACAATTTGGAATATGGGAGCACTACTAGAGAACTCTTCTGTATCAATTGCTGTCAGCGTGTTGATTATCTTTATCAATTGCTCGAAGTCGTCTTCAACAATTGCTTTTAATGTAGTTTTCATCAATTGCGTGTTTATGTCGTTTTCATCAATTTGAAGGTAGTTCATTACCAAATATCATTGTTCGACAATACATAATACCAAATAATAAGTTCATTACTACATAACTTCAAATAAAACACCTAGACTACTGAGTGCAACGGGGCCATTTGCCCTTGCGAAATGCATCAGGGTTCTCCTCTATTGCTTCCTTTGCACGACATGCACGctcaagcttcttctccttctcttcTTTGCATTCAGCAACACGTCTCATTTTTTGCTCGTCTTCACGTTGTTGCTCCGCAGCAAGCTCCTCTCGTCTTTTCTCCATCCTCTCTTTGTCCTCTGCATCCCACTTTTTAAGATTCTCCAACCACTTCTTGTCTTTCTCTAATATTTCTGTGTCAATCCACTGCTCAAAATCACATAACTGTGGAGGAGTCTACAAAACATGCAATTATTAGTAGGCAAAGAAAACATTCACCACTCTGAGTCTTCAAATTGTTAACATATTACAAGACTATTCTCACCATTAAATTCAACCGACGTTGAACAATAGTTGGCTCAAATGCaaagttagcacacatccaataccTCTGTCGATAGGTGTCATGATCCTCAGACTTATCAAccttacaaggatcaccacaaaaacACATAGGTACTGGAACACCAGTTGGCAAAGGCAGCGGGTCGAAGGCAGTTCCGGTCAAAGGACCCTTCCTAAATTTCAATAAGATATATAACAATCACAAATAAAATAGACTCATAAAATAAGATTTAATACAACGGTTACCTTTGTTTAGCAGATTTACCACGTCTAGACATCCTACAAATTAGGCCGATATCTCTAGTTTCAAAGAATAGGAATGAGCACAAAAACCAGCCAGGCGTAGGGTTTATTTATAGGCATGTACCTcgacgccaagatctatggcgccgaggtaggcgCCATCGACCTAcgacgccatagatcttggcgctgaGGTATGTGCCACGTAGGTTCCACAGTATCCCACTATTTGACGTATGCACGCCAATATTGTTGGCACCGACACACATAACCTCGGCGCCAATGATGGCgtcgccgagctaagggtccattttttgaaatgaaactgcgaAGGACATAATTATACAAAAAAAACGTAAAAGGGCCAAATTGCAAAAAAGTTGGTCACCCGTCCTACCACTAGATCGTTTACTAACGGGCTAAACACCCTACGTCATGGTGCCATCATCGTTCGGCGTCAGAGACGTATGATTGGTCGAATTCGTTGACCTCCCCTACGGCTTACTGCTTAAGAAGCTGATCGTTGGGGTGTTTCCGCTACCACCAGAAGCGAATACATTATTAACAAAGCCAATAGCCCGGTCATCTTGTAATAGAGAATAAAGTCCACCTTTAGAGAACAAATTAGGAATATAGTCGTATAAGTAACAAAATGAATGTAGTTATTGAGATGTAACAAACTAACATCGTCTCTAGATGGTGGCACCACTGAAAGAGAAGTTTGGTATACATTTGCCATATTTACTCTCGATCTCTAGACTATACAAGTTCAAATGGATTAAATAGCTAGGATTGAATATATTCAGATAAAACATAATGAGTATAATTTCATTTAATAAGTTTGTAGATCTGAAGCTATAATTTACTTTACTAGGTTCACCTATATTAATTATATGTGTAGAAATCTGCTAAGTTTAACTGTATTGGCGAAGTTGAATTGAATTGCTATCAGACTATTGGAGTTGATTATCTCTAGCAATGTCCTGTAAATTCATTCTCTATATCTGTCATATATACAATGTTCTCTAAAAAGATTCTCTTCTCTATATCTCTCTCTCCAACAACGTTATCTATATCCTGTTTATCCTGTTCTCTATACGTAAATACATATATCAGAGACATATTTTACTTTTAtattttgtacatacgtatttgtaaTACActtaaatgtattgtacatattttggtTTTGCTAAATCTATTGTTTTATATATTAAAACAAATAGAGGAGAGAAGAGAGAAACTTTATATAGAGAGGATCTAGCAGCGTCCTCTATATTTAGAGGATCGTTTAAAGGATGCTGCTGGAGGCATAGAGGTCGGAGATCTTCTCTAAGATTTAGGTAGAGGCTTTAAAGGAGAGTGAGTCTAAATTAGATGTGTACATTTGGGTCGGACCTAGTGGGCTGACCTGAAGCACGAAAAAAGCACGACCCAAGCACGACACGTTCGAAAATAATTTCAGGCCAGGCAAGCCAAAAATTATGCATCGGGACGGGCTTGGACCGAGGTCATGGCCCACGGGCGGGCACGAGCATAGCTCGTTTACGGAGGCACGAAATAACTCATTTACTGGCATGAAAAGGCCCATATTCATTCGGTCATACACTTCTAATCATGGAAATCATCCACTCCAATTTAGCTAGCCGCATGTTTAATCATGGATATGATGTGTCAACCACCCGTTGGTTTCATGTTATTTGTTTTTTAATTATAAAGCTTGAAATCTTAATATCTACTAAATGATATATGTGTTTTGAATTTCAGGCTTTGTTATGAATTTTGGGTtttgatgtgaatttcgggctttgATATGAATTTTGGCCCCTCTGTAAATTTCTAGCTTTTTACAATTTCGGATTGCCCTAAATAAGCCCTGCATGTTTAACCAATAACGTGCCGGACCACGACCCGAGGGCTAAGCCCATGGGTCGGGCCGTCACGTAATAATTATGGGCCATGTCTCGACGCGAAATTCAATCGTGTCGGGCCTTTTCAGGTTTGGGCTGGGCCGGGcgacccgaatgtacacctaaagTCTAAATGCAAGCTACACAATAAGGGCGTGTTTGGAATGACTCTGCTCAGACTAGATCCACTTCCGAAACTCTGGGTGGAGCAGCTCTTCTCTAGAGTTTAAATCGTTTCTCATACCCAATGACATTGGTGGGTAACTAACTCAAAACTCCACGTCTAGGTTGTATTTTTAGAGTTTTTGGAGCAGTAAAAGAGGTATTCCAAGATTTTGTATTATTTATCTAAAAACTATATATAGTTTGTAACTCTGAAGTTATATTGTTTGATAGGCTCTTGTCAGCTCCTCCTTAAAATTCTGTTTTAGAGCTATaccaaatataccctaaataaaaTAAGTGTGTACTCTACCCCACTCACCACTCTACTGCTCTGCTACTCTACCCTCCCGGGGAACAGAAGCGGTGGCCTGTGGCGTACTGGCGTCCAACTTTTTTGCAATTTGGCCCTTTTTGTGTTTTTTTTGCACAATTATGTCCCTgacagtttcatttcaaaaaatggacccttagctcggcgccgtcatcattggcgccgagcTTCTGTGTGCTGGCGCCAATAATATTGGCGCCTATCTGTCTGACGTGGCGGCTTGGCTGGCAGTGACGTGTCaggggggtcggcgccatagatcttggcgccgacccccgTGTCGGCGGCGCTACACGTGGCAGGGgggcggcgccatagatcttggcgccgaccccctgtATTCAACGTGTGAGACAAGCTTCTGTCCCAAAATTTTGAACTCACGCCGCCCCCAGACCCCGCGTCGCCCTCCGTCCTCCCCCGGCCCACGctactccccggcggcgctccacCACCGGCCGGCGCCGCCCCGCCCGCCCCCGACCGGCGACGCCCCGCCACGCCCGCCCCCGCCCGACCCGGCAGCCCCGCCCCGCCTCGCCCCacaagcgccgccgccgccccaccCGGCGCCTCTCCTCCCCCGGCCGGCGCCGCCCCACCCGCCCCCGGCCGCCCCGCCACGCCCGCCCTCGCCCGACCCGCCAGCCCTGCCCACGCCGCCCGCCCCGCCACGGCCAGCGCCCCACAAACGCCGCCGCCCCGTCACGGCCGGACGCCTTCCATCGCCGCCGCACGGCCGGCGTCCCGTCCCAGCCGTGCTCGCTCCTCGCCCGCGTCGTCGACGTTCATCCCCGACCGTATAGGTAAATTTTATATGGTTTTTGTTATTGTGTAAGCATTTTGTGTTAATTATGTTAGATTGTATTGCTATGATTTGTTGTTTTTTTAATGTAATGAATGTTAGTTATTGTGataaatgctaatttgattgaatATTATGAATGTGAGTCAAATGTGCATGTTTTTtatcctccccgtgcaggggaggtgctgtcaaAATTTGCAATTATTATATATGAGTATTTTATAAGGTGGTTAGTATATTAGTGGGTGCTGGTTATATTTATACTTATTTAGGTAGTAATTAGTGGTTTGTGGTTAGGTAATAACCATCCACAATTTATATTAAATGTTTAATTGGTGTTTCAAATAGATGGACAATTTTTTGAGCTTGTATCATGGAGGCAATGTGGAACAAGATCCGTATGGAAATGCCAAGTTCATTGACATGCGACACGTGCCGGTACTATTCGATGGTAGACCCTCCTTGAGAGATGTGTttacaaaggctaaacaaaagttaGGTTACCATGAAGCTGATGACATTGCGGTTGACGGAGTGCTTAATATCGGTCATCCACCAAATGTCATAAGACGAGTCATCCCAATTGATTGTCAACTGGATTGGGATAATTATATTACTTCGGCTATGAAGACCCATTTGCAACTCATGGAGGTTGTGGTGCGTCCGGTTGTAGTAGACTGTCCCCCTGAAGACTTTGATCGTGCTATCGATGACGTGCCAACTGTTCCTGATGCTCAATCTGGCCCCAATTTGATCCCATTAAGTCAGCCAGGAGATGGTCTGCAGACAGATTTAGCTGCGTGTATCCCTTTGGCACAAACCAATTGCAGTAAGTCTTATTGGCATTACATCTTCATTTTGGACCATGAGCACTTTGCTCATTCCATTTGACGTGGGACTGATCATCTTGTACATGTTGCAGGAGAGACTCCTACTCTTGTGGTTGATCCTCAGACCGAGGCACGTGGCTGCTTCGGTGATGGTTTTATTGCCTCCAACAGTCCTGAGTTTAGGAATGAAGAGGAGCCATATGCCTTTGCTATGGCTGCCGATTCAGATGATGATCGCCCGGTTGGTGAACTCACAGAGAGTGACATTGAGATGTTGCAACGTGTTTTTCCAGACGGTCGGGATCCTAGAGTGCatgagttcaacgatcttagtctTTCTCATCAGGCAAATGCAGAGGGAAGGGATGATGAGCTGCTTGACGCTCCTGAGGCCGGTCCTAGCATGATGATTGAAAAGGGTAGGGTCTTCAAGGACCTAACTGCCTTGAAGGTGGTTGCAGCATTACGTAGTCTTACGTAAGAGGCCGTATAGAGTACTTCATTCGTACGAGAAACGTCGTTACACGGTTGTATGCGACAAGGATAACTGTTCATGGAGGGTTTGTGCTAGGATACAAAAGATCACCGTAAAGTGGAAGATAACAAAAGTAGTGGGGCCACACACATGTGCTGAACATGAGTTAACGATGAAACATCGCCAATTGACATCAACCCTCATTGGGAAGCGACTTATGGGAATACTGCAGTCGGAACCAAATATGAAGGTTAGGACAATCATGAGGATCGTGGAGAATGTGTTTGATGGGTACAAGATAACATATGGTAAATCTTGGAGGGCTAAGCAGTGTGCGTGGAAGATGATATATGGGGACTGGGAGTCTGGGTACGAGCAACTACCTGTTCTTTTAAATGCAATGAAGGCGGTCAATCCAGGCATGCATTATGAGTACATCCCTAAACCAAATGCATGGATTGATGGGAGACAGATATTCTTTTGTGCGTTCTGGTGCTTTCCCCAGTGTGTGGATGCCTTCCGGCATTGTCGTCCTGTCTTTTCAATTGACGACACATTTCTTCTCGGCAAGTACCAGGGCACTCTTCTAATTGCCATATCCGTTGATGCAAACAACAAGCTAGTTCCCCTAGCATTTGCTCTAGTTGAGAAAGAGAATAAAGACAGTTGGGGCTGGTTCCTGCGACTGGTCCGGATACATGTGGTTGGCCCAGGACGGGAAGTTGGTGTAATATCAGATCGGCACCAGGGAATACTCAACGCGGTCCGTGAGCAGATCGATGGGTACCCTCCTTTGCATCACAGGTGGtgtactcgacaccttgctgagaATCTTCTGCGTAAGGATGGTGTCAAGGATAACTTTGAGCTTTTCCAGGAGACATGTCGAcagctggaagacaagttctttagAGAAAAGTTAGAAAAGCTCAAAGTCGCAACAAATGTCGAAGGTAGAGATTGGTTGAATGGATTGATGCCGGATTTGGAGAAGTGGACGAGAGCTCATGACTTAGTTGGATGGAGATATGAGTTCCAGTGTAGTAACATGGCCGAGTCATTCAACAAATTATTGTTGGGCATACGTGGTATGTCGGTCACTGCTATAGTGACATTTACCTTTTACAAGCTTGTGGCatggtttaatgatagacacaCCCATGCAGTTGGATTGCAGAATGAGGGAGAGAGATGGGCTCCAAAGCCTAAGACCTTTCTAGAGAAGGCAAAGGAAAGGGCAAACACACACACTGTTGATTGTTTTGACTTACAGTCAGGGACATATGAGGTATTCCTTCAAGCTGGTACTACTTCTGACGGCGAGTCACAAGAGTCGAGGAAGCATGTGGTTGTCCTTAATGACTTGTCATGTACTTGTGGCGCACCCAGGcaataccattttccatgttctcatcTAATCGCAGCTGCTCGAGCTCGTAACTTTGACTTAGAGAGGAGGATACCTCAAGAGTTTACTATTGATAAACTAGTGTTGACTTGGAGTCCAAGATTTATTCCTTATCGTGACGCGGGTGAGTGGCCTCCGTACGATGGCCCAAAGTATGTCGCTGATCCAAGCAGTCGTTGGACCAAGCGTGGATCCAGGAAGAGGACGAGGCACAAgatggttatggatcaggttgGTGGTAGGAGTAGAAGGGGAAGGAGAACACCATTTCTTACCGACCCCGAGCAGTATGAGTGTGGCAAGTGCGGTAGACTTGGTCATAATTCACGCACTTGTCGTTGGCAGATTAGCGAGGTTTGTATTTTTAGTTTAATGATACTACCTTAATTTTATTTAATAAGGCTATATTACTTACTAACATTAATTTCATTTTGTAGGATGGCACAGTTCCACCTCCTCGACCCGTTCTACGACGAGAGCCACCGGGGGCGCCTTCTGTCGGAAGGCCAGGTATTTAATTGTAAATATCTTTTGTAGATTTGTTGTTGTACAAATGGTGTTGCTAATATAATATTTTTCTGTGTAGGACCTAGCAACGCTTCGTTCTAGGACACACAATGGGTTCCTAGACATGGTGTTCGACGACAGGTACACTAATTACCTAAGACGAGCAGGTCTAGATGTAATATCGTACCAGTTACGACGCGGGTTGCCTACTATTGATTCGGCGGCCATTACTGCACTTGTGGACAGGTATTGTTAGGATTTTGTAAAAATATTCTTGAATCATTGAGCTCGTTTACACTAATTTTTTTTAAATTATGTAGGTGGCGGTCTCAGAC
Proteins encoded:
- the LOC103643937 gene encoding uncharacterized protein, with translation MAQSMSLIQAVVGPSVDPGRGRGTRWLWIRLVVGVEGEGEHHFLPTPSSMSVASAVDLVIIHALVVGRLARMAQFHLLDPFYDESHRGRLLSEGQDLATLRSRTHNGFLDMVFDDRYTNYLRRAGLDVISYQLRRGLPTIDSAAITALVDRYC